A portion of the Cololabis saira isolate AMF1-May2022 chromosome 17, fColSai1.1, whole genome shotgun sequence genome contains these proteins:
- the agpat4 gene encoding 1-acyl-sn-glycerol-3-phosphate acyltransferase delta: MGLLKLLKTQFLCHLIMCYVFLVSGLIVNLLQLCTLPLWLVNRQLARRINIRLCYCVCSQMVAAFEWWSGTEVRLYADPKSVLQFGNENAIVVLNHGFEIDFLCGWTLCDRFGVLGSSKVMAKRELAYVPVIGWMWYFLEMIFCKRKWEEDRRMVTQCLQNLRDYPEHFWFLLFCEGTRFTPKKHQISMQVAESKGLPKLKYHLLPRTKGFWVTVQNLRGAAAAVYDATLNFRDNETPTLRGVLNGKKYHADLYVRRIPLDSIPEDEGECGAWLHKLYQEKDSFQEYHAQTGRFPGPTVSPPRRPWALINLLFWSCLVLYPLGLLITQLISSGSLLTILASVVVCSAASVGVRWMIAQTEIDSGSNYGNKDVPLKNK, from the exons ATGGGTCTTCTGAAGCTTCTGAAAACCCAATTTTTGTGCCACCTAATCATGTGCTACGTGTTCCTGGTGAGCGGCCTTATTGTCAACCTGTTGCAGCTCTGTACTTTACCTCTGTGGCTGGTCAATAGGCAGCTGGCCCGCAGGATCAACATCAGACTGTGCTACTGCGTCTGCAGCC AAATGGTAGCAGCCTTCGAGTGGTGGTCTGGCACAGAAGTCAGACTTTACGCCGATCCAAAGAGTGTCCTGCAGTTTGGAAATGAGAACGCTATTGTGGTTCTCAACCACGGCTTTGAGATAGATTTTCTCTGTGGATGGACCTTATGTGACAGATTCGGAGTCCTTGGG AGCTCAAAGGTAATGGCCAAAAGGGAGCTGGCTTATGTGCCCGTGATTGGCTGGATGTGGTACTTCCTGGAGATGATTTTCTGCAAAAGGAAGTGGGAGGAGGACCGAAGGATGGTGACTCAGTGTCTTCAGAACCTGCGGGATTACCCAGAACACTTCTGG TTCCTGCTTTTCTGTGAAGGAACTCGCTTCACACCAAAGAAACACCAAATCAGCATGCAGGTGGCCGAGAGCAAAGGTCTCCCAAAACTCAAGTACCATCTCCTGCCCAGAACCAAAGGATTCTGGGTAACTGTCCAGAACCTCAGAGGAGCTG CTGCAGCCGTTTATGATGCCACCCTCAACTTCAGGGACAATGAAACACCGACCCTTCGTGGAGTTCTGAACGGGAAGAAGTATCATGCAGATCTGTATGTAAG GAGGATTCCTCTGGATTCGATACCAGAGGATGAGGGGGAGTGTGGGGCCTGGCTCCACAAACTTTACCAGGAAAAG GACAGCTTTCAGGAGTACCACGCGCAGACGGGACGCTTCCCCGGCCCCACAGTGAGCCCTCCACGTCGACCGTGGGCCCTGATCAACCTTCTGTTCTGGTCCTGCCTGGTCCTCTACCCTCTGGGACTCCTCATCACTCAGCTGATCAGCTCCGGATCACTTCTTACCATCTTGGCTTCCGTCGTCGTCTGCTCTGCAG